A stretch of Arachis hypogaea cultivar Tifrunner chromosome 15, arahy.Tifrunner.gnm2.J5K5, whole genome shotgun sequence DNA encodes these proteins:
- the LOC112747904 gene encoding uncharacterized protein, which yields MGAIPFTERILKAKLPKGFNKPTDMKYDGTKDSQEHLTAFKARMNLEGAADAVRGKAFPVTLAGPMIKWFNALPNGSITGFHDISRKFMAQFTTRITKAKHPISLLGVTQKQDESTRKYLDRFNDECLTIDGLTDSVASLCLTNGLMNEDFRKHLTTKPVWTMHEIQNVARDYINDEEVSQVVAANKRQHGNTPHASITKIYHQIADQGIIPKARQLRERTGSNKTLYCDYHRGYGHRTQDCFDLKDALEQAIRDGKLPEFAKSSENQNAWKKTGKSRSTLKKDLKVLAVRDQAPAATSNKTITFLPEDCQHSTSAEDAPFVISARIGTGLVRRILVDTGADSNILFRGAFDKLGLCNENLQTHRNGVTGLGDNFLKPDGSIILPLTIGTGSQRKTILSEFVVLKNSTAYNVILGRKTINDLSAVIFTKYLLMKFTAEDGSVGTIHRDRKTAVEYDNINTSPTQEIPRRGRHLPFRSRCTPKFTQNHGRKRQRSKVGPCRQGQEYSTPT from the exons ATGGGAGCCATTCCCTTCACTGAAAGAATCCTGAAAGCAAAACTCCCTAAAGGCTTCAACAAACCTACGGATATGAAGTACGACGGAACCAAGGACTCCCAGGAGCACCTAACAGCCTtcaaggccaggatgaacctggaaggggCCGCTGACGCGGTCCGAGGTAAGGCCTTCCCAGTAACCCTAGCCGGGCCAATGATTAAATGGTTCAATGCCCTCCCCAACGGATCCATAACTGGCTTCCACGATATCTCACGGAAGTTCATGGCCCAATTCACTACCAGAATTACCAAAGctaaacaccccatcagcttatTAGGGGTCACACAGAAACAAGACGAATCCACACGAAAATACCTGGACCGCTTCAACGATGAATGCCTAACGATTGATGGACTCACAGATTCCGTCGCAAGCCTCTGTTTAACCAACGGGCTCATGAACGAAGACTTccgcaaacacctcaccaccaagccagtatggaccatgcacgagatccaaAACGTCGCCAGAGACTACATAAACGACGAAGAGGTTAGCCAGGTCGTCGCCGCCAATAAACGACAACACGGCAACACTCCACACG CCTCGATTACCAAGATATACCACCAGATAGCGGATCAGGGTATTATCCCAAAAGCCCGACAACTCAGAGAAAGAACGGGCAGCAACAAGACCCTTTACTGCGACTACCACCGAGGTTACGGGCACAGGACACAAGACtgtttcgaccttaaagacgccCTCGAACAAGCTATAagagacggcaaactcccagagTTCGCCAAATCATCAGAGAATCAAAACGCGTGGAAAAAGACAG GCAAGTCAAGATCAACACTAAAAAAGGACCTCAAAGTCTTGGCTGTCAGAGATCAAGCCCCAGCTGCCACATCCAACAAAACGATAACTTTCTTGCCCGAGGATTGCCAGCATAGCACCTCGGCCGAAGACGCACCTTTCGTCATCTCGGCGAGAATCGGAACAGGACTAGTTCGGAGAATACTGGTGGACACCGGTGCAGACTCCAACATCCTCTTTCGAggtgccttcgacaagctcgggctCTGCAACGAAAATCTCCAAACACACCGCAACGGTGTCACGGGACTCGGAGACAATTTTCTCAAGCCAGACGGTTCCATCATTCTTCCCCTTACCATAGGGACGGGAAGCCAGAGGAAGACAATCCTGTCCGAGTTCGTGGTCCTCAAGAACTCCACCGCTTATAACGTCATCctcggaagaaaaacaatcaacgacCTCTCCGCcgtcatctttaccaaataccttcTAATGAAGTTCACGGCAGAAGATGGCTCTGTCGGAACCATCCACAGAGACCGGAAAACCGCGGTAGAATATGACAACATCAACACTAGCCCTACGCAAGAGATCCCGAGACGCGGCAGGCATCTTCCTTTCCGATCTCGATGCACACCAAAATTCACGCAGAACCATGGGAGGAAACGACAAAGAAGCAAAGTAGGGCCTTGCAGACAAGGTCAGGAGTATAGCACACCTACGTGA